The following nucleotide sequence is from Triticum dicoccoides isolate Atlit2015 ecotype Zavitan chromosome 7B, WEW_v2.0, whole genome shotgun sequence.
ATCCCAAGATAGATGACGTTCATTCCATTTCGGATGACCATAGAAGCCTGTGAACCGCCACTGAACCACATTCTCATACATAAAAACAATATCAATAAAATGGGGCGAGACATAGTTCAACTCAATTTTATTGGACTCATGATAAAACAAAGCGAGGCCTCCGGCCTTACCATCACTTTCCACTGCAAACATAGAATCAAAACCTAATACGCGACGAAGCTCATCGGCTTTACAATTATTCAAATGGGATTCAGAGAGGAAAATTAAATCCGCCCTTGTACGCTTTTGTAGCTCCAGAAGCTCACGAACTACCGTGTTGGAGAGCATGCCACGGCAGTTCCAGCCTAGGATTTTCATTTGGCCCGGCGGTCCTCCTCCTCGGAGGCCGCCGATGTGCCAATCTCATCTTTTTCTTCGCCAACTGATTCCCCACCTCGCGGGGCATACTCTTCCTCCTTCTCATCAGTATCCTTTACAACATGTGTAACCCCGCCTTCCTCATCCTGGACTGCAACAACTCTACCCGTGCACACCCGTTTGGATGTGGCATTTACATCACCATATAAGATGCGCTCATAACTATCCATCTCTTTCTCAAAAGAAAACTCTAAATCACTGCCCGTTGGAGGAGCCCCAAAAGAATGCCCCCTTTTTTCCCTAGCACTTGCTTGCGAGCACCTTCAACTCTGTTTGCCCCCCTTTCTTTTTATCTGTCTTTTTTGAATTGCCCCGCGTTGGAATTTTTGCTGCACTGAATTTAAAGGGTAGAGCATTCTTCTCTGCATCACCCCCGGCCGTAGCGATTCTCGCTGCAACAACGCTAGACAGCGCCTCCAACACCCCCGGCTGAAAGAGAAACTCGCCAGCATCATCTCCATGTGTTGGAGTTTCTCTCGGCTTCACCTGTGCGTGAGAAATCATGGCCAAGTGACCTGCATGTGTACTTTGGGCATGTACAACATCATAACAAAGTTGACTATGGTCAACCTCCGCATTCTGGCGTGTCTCCAGCATGGTCACGCGACGCTGGACCTCCTGGCCCCGCCCGGCAGGATCAGCTAGCGCGCCAGCCTGGTCCTCCTGACCAAGCGGCGTTCCCGCCGGGGTAGGCGCCACGATCCCCTGAGTCCGGCCCTCCTGGCCGGTGTTCGTCTTGACGGAAGTAGCGGCCCCTTTATCAGAGATCATGAGCCCGCTCACGGCACTGGCCACCTTGACGACATCCATGGCCTTGGTGATGTTGTTGTTGACGATGCCTGTAGTCGAGTTGTTACCGCCGCGAACATAGTTCCCGAAGAGAAGACCCCTCCTACTAGCACCTTGCCTCTTCCAGTAGGGCTCAACACTAAGGTTTTTTGGAAAACAAACTACTCTCTCCTCTCTTGGAGTTTTACAAAACCTCTCTGATGTATGACCCACTATCCCACAGCACTCACAGTACAAAGGTAGTTTCTCATACTTTACATCATATTTAAAGATCTTTGAACTACCTAAAGGAGTAATCTCTACAGAGCATTTCAGAGGCTCATGCAATAATATCTTCACACGCACCCGCAGATATTTCTCAACAATTACATGGTTTTGATGCGAAACCTCCAGCACCTCTCCTAGTTGATCCTCAAGAGACCACCCTACACTATTCGTCTTAAACTCGAACGGGAGATCGCCTACCTGGACCCATATGGTCATGACGCCAAGGTCGACCTCCGCCGGGTCGCCCTTGCCGTCGAACTCGGCGAAGATGAGGCCGTCCCACTTGAAATGCCATGGCTGCGCCTTAAGCACAAACCGACGGTCACTCTCAGCGGCAAAATTGAGGATGAACCTCCCGTCGTCGCTGGCCACCTCCTGGATGGTGAACTCACCCTGGTGCTTCCAAGCCGTGCTCCGGAGGTCGTCGACTATGACCCTCGGGTTGACCTGGAAAGGGGACAGGAGGCGCCCCACCACCAGGAGCCCGCTGACAGCCTTGCGGGCAGCCTCCATGTCAATGACAAGAGGCCGGCGAAGAGAGGACCCAGCTTGGTCGATGGCCTGTGAAGAGCGCATTCCCGTCGCAGCATCCGTCACCCCCCTGGAGCTCACACCACTCACAACTTTCTTCCCCAAAGCACTACTCACAAACCCTCCCTGACCCGCCATGGACCACCTCTCTAAGCCGCCGCAAGGGATGGAAGGATCAGAGAACAGATGATTATACAATGGTAGGATAGGTGAAGAGGCCCGACCACTCCCGTACCCATAGATATAGCAGGCCAAGTTTCCCTTCCAAACGACCTCTCCCTTATCAAAACCAGAATTGATGCTAATAACCATGAGTAATAAGCCATAAATGTTCAGTTTCCTAATAACTACAGCAAAATTAGCTCCCTTTTCCTCATATGGATCATAAACGCCAATAGCAAAATCTACAATCAGATCAACAATCAGCTCCCGCTGATGACTCCTACTATAATCTGGGCAGGGTGAAAAAACGTTCATTTCTACAGATACTGCCTTAGAAACCCGAACGTATATTACTCTATTTCCCCCTAATATAAGGAAAACGTCATCGGTTTCCAAACAAATGATCGAAGGCATGGCTACTCCACGCTGAAATTTCTCGCTGATTCCTATCACACTTGATTGCCCTTCCAAATTAACACGCTCAGTATCCAAATCCCCATTACAGTCAACACAAAATTCGGAAACAGAGCCAGCCAAATCCGTGGAAACCGAATCAACAAAAGATCCAGAAGATCGATTCGATCCTCCCCTGAAAGGATTAGAGAGGATCTCACCTTCCAAGTTACCAAACAACTCCGACGCTCTTCTTCTCGAAATCTCCAACCAAATACACCCTTAGTTGATAGTAACTAAAACTTAAGCTTGTGCGATTTCTCGCTACTAAAACGGTAAAACCTACAGTACAATCAATATTTACAAGGGCGCGGCAATTATTAATCCGAGTTGTCGTTGGCCAGTTAGCACCATCCATAACCACAAGAACACGACGTCATTCTAAAAGCGTGAAATCTTCAACACGTACACCTCTCTACCTTTAGAAAAGCAACATTAGTTACACTTTTTCCGCTTGATTTTGCAAATCCATGTGGACTTTGTAGTTTGATGACTGTCTATGTATACGCAAAACACATAGAACAATATGTTATTCGTATTATCAATGAGGGTGGCCCTGAAGTATACTTTAGAGTGTTTTTTTTTACTGTGTATGGATGATTGTTTAAATTCTGTAACAATGTATGAGTTCATCGTGGTGTTAGTCACTCGTATAAAATGTTCTGTTACGCTTCTATATATTCAAATAATGGGTGAAATCTCATCATGGAACCAAGCAAAGGCACACACAATTGCCAGATTTGACTTTGATAAAATGACACCGCGTTGAAAAATTTGAAAATCTGCTAGGTCTTATACAATGCTAGATGCTTAGAAAAACAAACCGTTTTTTTTTAAACAAGCACCGATGCCTATTTCTGCAGAAGAGACGTCTAATCAAACGTCCTTCATCTATAAACAAGCACCGATGCTTAAAGAAATGCTGGTTTATTTCTTTATAAACACCCCCTTAAGGGGTTGTTTGGATACAAAGAATTAGATGTGGAGTTTTGGAAAACTGGTTTTTAGAGGATTTTTAGGAAAACCAGTTTTTGTTAGTTTTTCTGTTACGATGAGTCTATACAATCCCTTGTTTGGGTGGAAAAAGGGGAAAACACGATTACACAATTGTCTTCCGCTCGTCCCAGAGGCCATGGCTCTTCGCTAGTAGCCTTCCTCTGCATGTTTCTTTCGTCATCTTCCTTGCATGCTGTATGACACACATGTATGGCTCTCCTGCTAGCTAGCTTATGATGTGCACGCGGCAGGTCGATGTAGCAGTGACAGCGACGCTCGTACAGGTGCACGCCGGTATGAAGCAGGACGCTGCCAGCGACGGTGTCAGCCGCACCCAAGCTGAGCATGGCGGAGATAACATGGCGAGCCGGACAAGCCGTTGCCGGCCGTGGCGACGTTGTCTCGGCAGAGGACGGACATCACGGAGTTCGACGTCGCCGCTGTCATGGTGCCGGTGTTGGACGGCGCCGTTGACGCTCGACGGAGCTACCAGCAAGGACGACTTGGACACAAAAATAGACGATAAAGAATTAATGCATACGTAGACCATGAAGCTGAACCAGCCGATGCATCCAAATAGCCAAAATAGGCCGTGCGGGGTATTGGCCTGCGCGATGGTAGAGAATGCGTTTGTAGAAAAATGACTAATAGTCGTTTTTCTATAAACTGGCTTTTTGAGATTTTATAAAACTCAGTATTACTTATCCACGGATTAGTTAGATATTCCAAACAAATTTTTAGGTGGTTGTAACAGAAATCACGTTTTTAGAGAGCTGGTTCTCTAAAAACTCTCCATCCAAACAACCCCTAAACGCCTTGTACAAGGCCTCACACGACCAAAGAGCTAATCGGGCGATCGAGTTGCAAACAGGAAGAAGGAAAGAAACCAACCACAGCGAATCCCCTCATTCCCTCGTTCCCTCCTTTGCTCCTCCCCTTAAACCCTCCCTTGCCAACTACCAAGGCCGCGCTCCGCTCACCAGGCCGCCAATGGAAGACGCGACGAAGCGGAGGCACCAGCCGGGCGCTCTCCCCGCGCGCCGCAAGGTCGTGGAGGGGCCCTTCgacccgccgccgcctccacccgcGGCCGCCGCGGCAGCGACGGTGGTCTCACCGGCCCACCTCGTCGGCGCCATCGTCGAGAAGGGcttctccgccgccgcgccctcctccGCCCCGCGCCCCACCGTCCTCCCCTTCCCCGTCGCCCGCCACCGCTCCCATGGCCCCGTAAGCCGCCGCTGTCGCCCCTCCCTGAAACCCTAGCTTAACCCTGAACCCGCCAACCTGTTCCTCTCCTATTCAGTTAGTGCTGGCTTGTGCTTTACGACTGATTAACTGCTCCTATGCAGCACTGGAAACCGGTGGCGAAGGGTGCCGACAAGaagaaaggggaggaggaggactacGGGATGGATGTGGACGACATGGACTACCAGCCCGCGGCTGCGGTGGCCGGTCCTGTGAGGAGGAAAGAGAAGAAGGGCATGGATTTCAGCAGGTGGCGAGAGTTCGTCGCTGACGATGTGCCCCCCAAGCGGAGGCAGGCGAAGAAagacaacacaaagaaaattgatCATGTGGCTGAGGTTAAAAATGTAGTTGGTCAGGTGGGGGAGAGGGGATTGGGGGGAGATGGCATGGAGCTGGACAGTGGAAATGGTAGGGAAGCATTGGGCCCGACGGGTTTGGTTTCTGACGTGTTGTCAAAGAAGCTGATTAATGCAGAGAATGGATTGACGAAAGGTGGGGCTGGGGTTGCTGAATTGCAAGGAGAGGGTATGCAGCTCGATGATGGGGAGCCATCGATTTCAGCAGAGATTAACGCAGAGAACACAGCGAGGCTGGCAGGGATGTCGGCAGAGGAGATAGCGGAGGCACAGGCAGATATTTTGAATAGGATGGATCCAGCTCTGGTGGAGGTATTGAGGCGTCGGGGGAGGGAGAAGTCTGGTGGCAAGAAAGATGAGGGTAAGGATAAGAGTAGGCAAACTTCAGGGCcaaggaagactgcaaaggctattcCAGGCGAGCATTTGACTGCTGGTGAGCAGAGTGCACACTCTTGGAAGGCATGGAGTGAGAGAGTGGAGCGGATCAGGTTGTGTAGGTTTGCATTAGATGGAGATATTCTGGGATTTCAATCTTGTCAGGAGCAACCAGATGGTAAATTTCTTCCTTCTTTGCCCTCTCTGAGTTTAGCTTCTTGGGGTGGCATCACAGCTTGCCTTTTCTGCTTGTAGGCAAGAAGACCCATGGAGAAAGCGTAGCTGAGCGTGACTTCCTACGAACAGAGGGAGATCCTGCAGCTGTTGGTTACACAATCAATGAGGCGTTGGCACTTACCAGGAGCATGGTTTGTTCTATAAACTTTACCACATGGTGGATGGGCAAAACAGACTTAGCGTTTGGCTGTATTCAGTGTCAAATTCGAGCAACATGAACATTGGAACATATATGGATTTCTTCTTGAATTTTGCGGGGTTCATGTTATGCACAATTGATTGTGTGGTACATATTTTAATAAACTTTTGTCCAAGCCTGGTAGGTTTGCTAAATTTACAATTGCAAGATCTGCATGCGTTCCACATTCAACTGGATAGGTTGTTGAGCTTCAACTTTTACTACTTTGGTTGCATGCATTTGTCATGAAATGGCATACTGGCTATTATGCTAGACTGATCAGTGAGGCTATTCCATTAATTTGTTTCCCCAGAATCACTTGCTAGTAAAGTGGTAATTTTTAATCATCGGTATATAAAACAGAACAAGTAAAAGATAGGGGTTGTAACATAACTCATTCAGATTGCTTGAGACCACCTGCTAGGGGTGGGCGTGTAGGAATGGTATTTAGTGTTCCCTGCTTCATTGAATTCACAAATCTCAGTTTATGAAGAAGTGCTTCATAGTTTTGCTTCAATTCTTGAAGTGTGACCCAAAAATATGTAGAAACACTATGTAATTCAGCTTTACTGTTCAAACTATAGGTTCCTGGGCAGCGTGTACTAGGACTGCAGCTTCTTGCTTCTGTTCTGAATAGGGCATTGCACAACCTGCATAAGATGGATCTAGCTGATAATGTGGAAGGAGCTAATTATGCTGAGAAAGCTTATGATTGGCAAGCAGTTTGGGCCTATGCCCTTGGCCCCGAACCAGAGTTGGTTCTTTCTCTAAGGTACTTATTTCTGAGCTGATAACTTCATTTTAAATTTGCTTATTGTTGCCATACAATGTTATTTAGTTCATCATAGTGGGGAGAGCCACTGAGCATACATGTACTACACGATCCTATCAAGTATAGTCGAGCAAACGGAACATGTACCACAGAGATGTGCTTAGTTTCCTTCAAGACATTTTAAATAGCTGCATCTGTGCCTGAAAATGCATGCTTCAAACAATCGTATTTTTAGCTGTCATATTAGAGAGTAGTAAGTGTTAGTAATAGTTTAAAGTGATCTCATCCATAAACTATCAGTGATTTACAAGATGATATTAATGTATTTATCCCCTAACCTTATTAGAGCATCCACATTCCTGGATGCTAATAGTAATAGAAATTGGCTAGCGCTGGTGCTAGTGCATGTGAGGGTAGGTGCTAAGGTAAAAAAGCTTAGCAATAGCACCCAATGTTAAGCAAAATAGATTTATATTTGAATAAGTATTGGACTCCTTAGCACCTATAGATGGTGTGCTAAGGGATGTGGTTAAAGAACTAAGAAAGGTGAGTGGAAAGAGAAGACAGAAATGCCCACTGTAGCACGTCAAATTTATAGGTGTTGGGTGCGGATGCTCTTATACTCCTCCCTCCCCATTCATATTTTCTGTTTGCACTTAGACGTTTATTGGTATATTATTTTTACGAGGTTGTTAACTACTGCAGTCATATTAAGTCTCATAACCAAATTCTGGAAATCATAGAAGAACCTAACACAACCAGCAGTTAGCAAATGTACACCTAGATATTTTGCATGGTATTTCTATAAGTCAAAAGGCATCAATTTGATACCTTGTCATGCCATATATCTTTTTTGTTTCTATATTTTGTTTTACCACCTTGTCGCTAACTGACACATTTGCAGGATGGCATTGGATGATAACCATGAGTCTGTAGTTTTGACTTGCGCTAAAGTTATTAATGTTATGTTGAGCTATGACATGAATGAGTCATATTTTGATTTTTCAGAGGTAACTCCCTTAACCGTCTATTCTTTCATTATTACAAATTTGAGTCTTATATGGCTGATCTCCCGCACGTGCAGAAATTAATAAATAAGATGGAAGATATCTGCACAGCTCCTGTTTTTCGTAGCAAACCTGACGTGGAtggaggttttcttgaagggggttTTTGGAAATACAACACAAAACCATCCAATATACTTCCACACTATggtgaagatgatgaagaagaaagtGACGAGAAACACACCATTCAAGATGATGTTATTGTGTCTGGACAGGATGTTGCTGCTGGTCTTATTAGAATGGGAATTCTACCACGTATTTGCTCCCTTTTGGAGGTCAATCTTTACCTTTTGAGTTTTCTTGTCCAGCGTGTTTCTTTTACAACCATACAGACTTTCGGCTAGACATAGAGCTTTTGTGCCTTCTTTTATTTCACTAGaataagggcctgtttggttccaaataagtcatcaacttataagtcgaaaagtgaaaaaagtgacttattttgccaaacagacccgacttataagtcaccccaacttataagtcataagttgctccaccccaacttaaaacttataagtcatccCCTTTTGTGTGGGTCCCACCACCTGCATGATGTTGATTGATGTGGGAAGGTGTGTCAGGTGAattataagtcactggttttaagtcacctgacttataagtcaggtgacttattggaaccaaacaggccctaacaAAAGCATTTGCTCCAAATTATTTGCACGGAACTGTGTTGTCTATTAGTCACAGGCCTCCCCCCCGCCCCCCCTCCAAAGTTTGTTCAGTCTTGTATAGTAATGCTTGTTATGTATACTTTATTAAAATATCAATTATATGCCTCTAGCACAGCACCTCCTGTTCCACTAGTATTAACTTGTTTACCCTTTGAATAATATAAATATCCTTTGTATTCTAAGAACTGTATGCCATTGGCAGTTGTAGGTGTGCAATAGTACTAACTCAAACATCTGAACATTATTGTTTCCTGCCATCCAATagcatatattaccttttggaacAATTTTTGGAACATCCATGTGCTGCCTGGATTGTTTGTTTCTTTCATAGAGATGACATTGTATTGCACTTCTATTACTAAGCTACAAAGCTCTGTTTTTCAGATAATTGAACAAATTATTTGATTTGATTTTGTCCATCTTTTAGTTTTGTTGTGGAAACTGGTGAGCATGATTAAGGATCTTAAATTCAGGCTGTACCTCTTTGTTgattcagatggacccgcctcaaaTTCAAAAAGATTATCTCGTTTCAATTCTTGTGGCATTAGCCAGACACTCTCCACAATCTGCCGATGCCATCTTGAATTGTACAAAGCTTGTTCAATGTGTTGTTAAGCTGTTGGACAGGCAAGGATCAATGGAAATTCACCCGTCAATGATCAGAGGGGTTACTTTGTTGAAGGTATCTTTGCTGCTAAGGCAATCTCATATTTTAGGGTAACATGATAGATATCTGTCATCGTACATTGGCATATCGTGTTTTTATGTCGGTTGACACCTGAAGCTGCATTTTGTTGGTAGTGTAGTGTTTCATTATTGATCATCCTTGCTTTTCATAGATCTATAACTAGATCTACTTATGCTTCTCCCAGTAATCTATTCTGATTTTGTTGCTTAATTGTCTATTGTTAGTTGAACTCAAAAGTGGTGTCCTGTTGGATGTAAGTGTTTTAACACCTTGTATCAGTGATGTCAAAACTCAAAATTAAAGGCTCGTTTGTCACTTGTCATAACTGATTCTTGAATGAGTTAATACTTTTTAATGTCAACTAACAACCAACAATCTCATCTTGAGGTCTCCTCTTTGTTTGCAGCTTCTGAGATCTGAATACATAGGAATTGTATTGTTTTAGTATTGCCCTTGCAACTTATGTCAACCAATCAACCCCCCTTCCACAATGCATGTACTGACGCAGAAACTATTTGGTGGATCTTCAATCTTCCTTTGAGTTGCTTATTAATACGATTGTCCCGTTGTTAAGATTAGGTGATACTATGAGCACACTAAAAGCTATTCTTAGTTGAGACTGCTCATACTAAAATGCGACAATCACTTTTTTAACTATAGCTTCTATATTTGTCAAACAGAAGGTCTCTTTGTTATCATCTAAAGTCATTTGTTCCTTTTGCTAGGTTTTATCCAAATACAACAGACAAACATGCTTGAATTTTGTGAACAATGGAGTTTTTCATCAGGCAATGTGGCAGTGGTACTTACCGGCTTATACCCTTAAGGATTGGATAAAACCTGGAAAGGAACAATGCAAGTTGAGTTCAGCAATGATGGTCGAGCAGCTGCGGTTTTGGAGAACCTGTATTTCTTATGGATTTTGCATATCACACTTCACAGATTTCTTTCCTGTTCTATGCCCGTGGCTCAGCCCTCCAGTGTTCCAGAATCTAAGTGAACACAATGTTCTTTCTGAGTTTAGTTCAATTGCAAGAGAGTCGTTTCTTGTATTAGGAGCTCTGGCACAAAGGCTGCCTCTTCTTCACTCAGTGGAGCAGTTTGGCAAGCAAGACATGGGAGTTCCTGGCAG
It contains:
- the LOC119342081 gene encoding transcriptional elongation regulator MINIYO-like; this translates as MEDATKRRHQPGALPARRKVVEGPFDPPPPPPAAAAAATVVSPAHLVGAIVEKGFSAAAPSSAPRPTVLPFPVARHRSHGPHWKPVAKGADKKKGEEEDYGMDVDDMDYQPAAAVAGPVRRKEKKGMDFSRWREFVADDVPPKRRQAKKDNTKKIDHVAEVKNVVGQVGERGLGGDGMELDSGNGREALGPTGLVSDVLSKKLINAENGLTKGGAGVAELQGEGMQLDDGEPSISAEINAENTARLAGMSAEEIAEAQADILNRMDPALVEVLRRRGREKSGGKKDEGKDKSRQTSGPRKTAKAIPGEHLTAGEQSAHSWKAWSERVERIRLCRFALDGDILGFQSCQEQPDGKKTHGESVAERDFLRTEGDPAAVGYTINEALALTRSMVPGQRVLGLQLLASVLNRALHNLHKMDLADNVEGANYAEKAYDWQAVWAYALGPEPELVLSLRMALDDNHESVVLTCAKVINVMLSYDMNESYFDFSEKLINKMEDICTAPVFRSKPDVDGGFLEGGFWKYNTKPSNILPHYGEDDEEESDEKHTIQDDVIVSGQDVAAGLIRMGILPRICSLLEMDPPQIQKDYLVSILVALARHSPQSADAILNCTKLVQCVVKLLDRQGSMEIHPSMIRGVTLLKVLSKYNRQTCLNFVNNGVFHQAMWQWYLPAYTLKDWIKPGKEQCKLSSAMMVEQLRFWRTCISYGFCISHFTDFFPVLCPWLSPPVFQNLSEHNVLSEFSSIARESFLVLGALAQRLPLLHSVEQFGKQDMGVPGSYGEMWSWSHVVPMVNSALSWLHLNDIPYLCSLINGQNENTTHTPEQSCLVLLISSVLGMLNSTLERISPEGTPDSRSYCLPWIPDFVPKIGLGIITNGFFSFSCTEVEQLPSRGVSLVQGLCHLRCWGDVDASLSSISCLQRLVQLSCSVDRVIQRATINSSEHLKESKAGLAGKILQEGISSLWQNDLLNFLTSLLPLISSQWPVLKNIEMFGRGGLAPGVGFGWGTCGGGFWSLKCLLTQLDSQLVLELIKIVSAAPEGLVTLSKGANLDNVTNPFTNALERISPVLGVSLIAGPGQISTLERAFDILFQPSVLKCLRSSIHCLASQMKLPKTFEWDITEDEYQHFSNVLNSHFRSRWLAIKKKNPDKHARNNSAINKPKVPEMLETIQEEMELTEVVNPPCSTLVLEWAHQRLPLPVHWILSSICCTDDADVSRAGLIFLLGLEAVSAAPSLDVPLVWKMHALSASVRTNMDLLQEDRSKDVFEVLQELYGQHLDMLCQKYYRSHSANNDEVVGSVATVEEVKVINTHEILRFKEKIHESYTTFVESVVDQFAAVSYGDVIFGRQVAIYLHRCVETTVRLAAWNALSTAYVLELLPPLDKCIGDVKGYLEPLEGDEGILEAYAKSWTSGILDKAARRDSMSFTLAKHHLSGFVFRRSASVKVRNKMVKSLIRCYSQKQHHEAMLHSLVLQGIPRDSQYGSEVGRRIEILKDACEMNSSLLAEVQRLKTSIEGAIS